The DNA window GAAGCtgggaatgggagcagggattGGCATTATGAAGAGGATGGGGACAAGAAGTGGGATAGGGAGCACGACAGGGATGATGATagagatggggacagggatgatgGTAGGGATGAAGAAGGTGGTGGAGGTGATGGGGATGAGGTCAGGAatgggcacagggctggtggcagcagaggggacagtgcCCATttcagtgccagaaacagtgATGTCAGTGGGACAGGGATGCGAACGGAggtgatgatgaagatgatggtGGTGGCAAAGAGGAAGGtcagtgccaccaggcccccaGGCAGGATGACCCCTGTGAGCAAACCTGGCCAGGGAGAGGCAGTGGGGCCCGGCTGTGCGGGTGGGCCGGGGGTGCTGTGTCTGCCTTGGGGGGGCCAGGCTGTGTTTTGGGGgctggctggagcagcctcGGCGCGGAGCCCACGGGCGACTTGTGCAGTTGCTTAGCAACTCCCAAACCCGGATTAGAGGCGAGCGAGGCAGGCGATGGGGGGGCTGTGGGCTGCAGCCCCCTGCATTGCCCTGGGGGTCCCTCCTGATTCCCGGGGTGCCCCAGCTCACccggccagccccagcacctcgACGTGgtctggggtggcagcagggtcTGCAGGGAGCACCGGGGGTGTGCAagtggctggggctgcaggtctGGTTGGAGAACACCCCAAATGTGGGGGGGGCAGATGCTCCTGTGAGTGGGGAAGGGACCCCCAGACCCCCAAAGTGGAGCCCACTCCTCTGCTTGGAGCCTGCAGCTGGGCAGATCAGCTCTGGGGTTCTGCAGGTGCTCGGTGGGACACTGTGTCCCATCATGCCCACCCTTCCTCACCATCTTCATCCtttccatcctcatcctcaccctcctTCAGGACCAAGTCCTAAGTAGGTcaagaaggtttttttttcccccgtgCAAACCAACCCGGGGGGCAAAACCTGCCTCCAGCATGACTGTGGGTCATGTACCCCCCAAAAATGAACCCATTACCCCCATTTGCTATAGCTTtgtcccccaaaaaaccctccacGCCAAAGGCAAGGCTCATCACATCTTGGCTCGCATCCTCTGCATGTGATGTTGTGTTCCACGAAACTCCAAAGCGAGCTGCCGGCTCCTTTAAGTGTTAGGAGGGAGTTGGAGGCTGCAAAATAAAATTGgaggagggaaaataaaaaaaaaaaaaaattaaaaaaaaaaaaaaaggagaaagggaggaaaaaaaaataaggcacCCCTCCTTCCCCCCCAAAAGCCTGGCAGGGGTGTCGGGCTGATAGGCTCGCCCGGAGGAAAGCGCATTACGTAGGCAAGCGGCTCCGCTCAACTTGCCACCTGCGCCGGGAGAGCTGCCGGGGAAGCGAGATCCTGCCGGAGCCCCTCGCCCGCCGCTGGCCGCCCACCCGCCCTCCGCCATGGACTGCTGCAATGTAGGTCCCGTTCCTTCCCCCGGCCCTGCTCCCGCTCCTGCCTTTGATCCCTGGTCActgcccggggctgggggcggccggggggtttgggggggtttgggggggtttggggtgctgggggcgGGGGTGCGGGGGGTGCTGCACCCACCAAGAGCTCAACCAACTCCGCGACCCCCAGCGCTGCTGCAGCCCCCGGGCTCTTCTTGCCCCCAGCCGCCCAGATCCCCGCTCCTGCCTCACACCGGTTCGGACTCCATCCCACCGGGGCCAGAGCCCGGCCAGCATCCTgcaccccagagccccctgaGGAAATCCCCCCGTCCTCTAATCCAGCTTTTATTGagctttttcttcccccccaccccacaaTTGCTCTACAGGTGGGATCGGGGGTTGCCCATGGATAAAGGGCTTCATTGGGGTTGCACCCCTCTCTCCTCACCCGAGGGTGAGCTCCCCTCCCTTCTGGCCACCAGCCGGCTTGGGGAGAAAACCAcatccttttcccctttctccctgATCCCCTGActtttcctgcccctttcccccttttcctccccctttcccctttttttttcctctttccccacTTTTCCCCGTTTTCCTCCACCTGCTaagacagcagcacaaggaaaagCCCCCATCTCTCCTCCTGGGCACCTCCAGAGAGGCAAAGCCCACCCTGGATATAGGAtttttcctgcctggatataggatttttcctgcttgGATATAGGATTTCTCCCCTATGTATAGGACTTTTTCCCTCCTATATAGGATTTCTCCTTCTGAATATAGGATTTCTCCCTTAGATACAAGTTTTCATCAGCTGCATAGATTTTCACCCCATGGATATGGTGTTTTTCCACTGGATATAGGATTTCTCCTGCGAATATAGGATATGGCCCCCTAGTTTTGGGTTTGTGGGTTTTCTCCCCTGAATATAGGATGTCTCCCCTGGATataggattttttccttctgaatatATGTTTTTCCTACCTATATACAGGATTTCTCAACTTGGATATAGGTTTCTGCCACCTGTATGTAGGATTTCTTCCCTGAATATAGGATTTCTCCCCTAAATATAGGATTTCTCCCCTGGATATAGGAAATACCCCCGCATATATAGATTTCCTCCACCTGTATATGGTATTTCTTCCCTGGATATAGGATTTCCTCTCTCCTAATATAGGATTTCTCTCTTGGATATAGGATTTCTCGCCTGGATATAGGATATGCCCCTCCATGTACAGGTTTTCTCCCCTGACTATAGGATTTCCTTCTCCAGATATACTATTCCTTCCCTGGATATAGGTTTCTCCCACCTGTATATAGGATTTCTCCCCTAGATATAGGTTGTTCTCCCCCACCTCTACATATATAGGATATCTCTCCTGAATATAGGATTTCTTCCCTAGATATAGGATTTCCTTCCCCTGGCTATAGGATTTCCAGCCCTGGCTATAACATTTCCACCCTGGACATATCATTTCCACCTTGGACATATCATTTCCACCTTGGACCCATCCTCACCTTTCACAATGGTAAAACAACCTGAGCAACTCGGTGGAGCCAATGGGATGAGCTTCCTCCCCCCCGAATCTACAGCTTCCAAACAAGCCCCCCAAAACTCCTTTAAGTGCTCGTGGGGCAACACAAAGGCTTCAcccccacagctgctggccctggatcATCCAATGCCAGCTCATTTCCACCTCATTTCATTTTCCcacgtttttttttttttcccattgaacTTGTTGCTGAGTCCAGTTGCTCTGGTGGGATGTGGCAGGAGGGGAATGGGTTACAGTGATTTGTCCTTGGtggggcttttcctgccttCTGGAGTCACTgctttcccaaatttcctggTATTTCCAACCAAAGCCCTGaggagggatgcaggaggaTGCAACAGGCTATGAGgaaaggggaaactgaggcatgaCCAGCTCATTTTGTGCAGGATGgcccccagccctctgccaAAAATACCCCCCAGAACCCATCCTCTGCTCCCATGGATTTTCCTCTCCCTGCATCATAACCCTGGCTGGAGTCTGGCTTCCTGCAGCCGTGTGGTCCAGGGTTGCCATTTCCCCAAGACACCTGCAAGTGACCCTGATTTTTAGCAAACCCCTCATTTTTAGCAAAGGAACCCAATTTTTTAATGAGTAAACCTAATTTTTAGAACAGGGGCTCATTTAAGACCATTATGAACGGATtcatttggggagggggctgcgcTGTTTGAGGTGCCAGCAGCTGTAACCCTGCCATTGTCACCGTCAGGAGGGAGCCTGCACAAAGCTGGACGAGGACATCCTGGACATCCCTTTGGACGATCCCGATGCCAACGCGGCAGCTGCCAAGATCCAGGCTAGTTTCCGTGGCCATATGACCCGCAAGAAGATCAAAGGGGGCGAGATTGATCGGAAAACCAAGGACGCCGAGTGCGCCAACAGCACCCGCGGCGGCGACCTCCGCAACGGCGACTAGGTACCCCCCAAATCCCGCTTCTTCCCCCCAAAACTGGGTCATTTCTGTAAGGATCTGCTCTGAGTGTCCTTTGCTCTGTTGATTTGGGATGGAGCATTCTGCTCTGCGCAGATATGGGATGGAGCATTCTTCCCTGTGCAGATTTGGGATGGAGCATTCTTCCCTGTGCAGATTTGGGATGGAGCATCCTTCCCCATTCTGATTTGGGATGGAGCATTCTTCCCTGTGCAGATTTGGGATGGAGCATCCTTCCCCAAGCTGATTTGGGATGGAGCATCCTTCCCCATTCTGATTTGGGATGGAGCATTCTGCTCAGTGCAGATATGGGATGGAGCATCCTTTCCTGCAGAGATTTGGGATGGAGCATTCTGCTCTGCACAGATACGGGATGGAGCATCCTTCCCTGTGCAGATTTGGGATGGAGCAACCTTCCCCACACCGGTTCAGGGTGGAGAAGGGGTTTTTCCTCCCAGGAGATGGAAACACACAggcaggcagcccctgccttgcccTAAATTTGGGTGCGCGCCGTAGTAGTTGGGAAGGATGGGAAGTAGGATGGGAAGGCGCAGCCCTAGATTTGGATTGAATCTCTCCCTTAGCAACACCACCCCGAGCGCCTCGCCTCAGCACatgctatttttaaaagcctgtGTCACAGTCTCCTGGCAGGAAAAGGTAAATTTAAAAAGCGCCCACGGTGCCGAGGCCGCGTGGCATTGGAGCCCCGGTGGTGGCTGCGCCGTGCCCGGGCCGTGCCCTGCGCCGTGAGCGCGGGATGGCCCCGgagagcggcggggccggtTCGGGGTTAGCGGCGGGGAGGGCGCGCTGCCGGCTCGGCCACGTGAGTGTGGCGGGGCTGGGGGAGatgcagctgggatggagctgggatgcagctgggatgcagctgggatgcagctgggatgagcctggggtgcagctgggatggaactgggatgcagctgggatggagctgggatgcagctgggatggagctgggatgcggctgggatggaactgggatggaactgggatgagcctggggtgcagctgggatggaactgggatgcagctgggatggagctgggatgcagctgggatggagctgggatgcggctgggatggaactgggatggaactgggatgAGACTGGGGTGCAgctgggatgcagctgggaatggagctgggatgcagctgggatgcggctgggatgcagctgggaTGGAACTGGGGTGCAGCTGGGATGAGAATGGGGTGCAGCTGGGATGAGACTGGGGCGCAGTGGGGATGGAGTAGGAGTGCAATGGGGATTCAGTGCAGATACAGTGGGGATGGACTGAAGATGCAGCGGGAATGCAgtagggaggaagaggaggatgcaGTGAGGATGCAGTGAAGATTCAACAAGGCTGCAGTGGGAAGGAACTGGGGATGCAGTGGGGATGGAAGTGGAGCTCAGCTGGGACACAGTGGGGATGAACTGAGGCTACAGTGGGAACAGAACTGAGACGTGGTGGGGAAGCAGTGGGGATGCAGTGAGAATGCACCGGAGAGGCAGTGAAAATGCAGTGAGCATGCACTGAGGATGGAGAGGGAatcagtggggctgggatgagaATGAACTGAGGATGCAGTCGGGATTTTGTGAAGATCCAGTGGGGACAATATAGAAATGCAGTGAGGCTGCAGTGGGGCTGCAAAGGGGGGATGCAGTGATGATGTGTGAGGATGAACTGGGGATGCAGTGGGGAAGCAACAGAGATTCAGTGAGGATGCAATAGGAACAAACTGGAGATGGGGATTCAATGGGACTGCAGTGAGGATTGAGGGAGGATGCACTGGGGCTGCACTGGAGCTGCAGTGAGGATTGAGCAGGG is part of the Agelaius phoeniceus isolate bAgePho1 chromosome 23, bAgePho1.hap1, whole genome shotgun sequence genome and encodes:
- the NRGN gene encoding neurogranin, coding for MDCCNEGACTKLDEDILDIPLDDPDANAAAAKIQASFRGHMTRKKIKGGEIDRKTKDAECANSTRGGDLRNGD